In the Pseudomonas orientalis genome, one interval contains:
- a CDS encoding M20/M25/M40 family metallo-hydrolase, which yields MLFTFPRTLLAATLALSFALPAYSAEPHKQIQADAEQYKAEALKLLERLVNIDSGSGYEPGLTQVREIAVDELKQLGFSIQLVPDKAANNSHVVATLKGTGKAKILLMAHMDTVFKEGSAAERPFHIKDGRAYGPGVMDDKGGIVAGIYALKVLKNQGFKDYAQITFLLDASEETGSDAASELIRTTAKGHDVTLNLEPGRPADGLVVWRKGSATAVVEVKGKAAHAGVAPELGRNAAMEVAHQILQLGKLGDEEKKTTINFTVLKAGDRTNVIPDQATAKADVRAALPEEFDRIEKDLARVSADKLIPETEVKTSLQRGLPPMPQTAESDKLVAIAQGIYGELGKTLTIEGSGGAADASLSAGVGTPTLDGFGIVGGNIHTPEEYAEVESVVPRVYLLSRMIMELAKR from the coding sequence ATGCTCTTCACCTTCCCCCGTACCCTTCTGGCCGCCACCCTGGCCTTGTCCTTCGCCCTGCCGGCCTACAGCGCCGAACCCCACAAACAGATCCAGGCGGACGCCGAACAGTACAAGGCCGAGGCCCTGAAACTGCTGGAACGCCTGGTGAATATCGACTCCGGCTCCGGTTACGAGCCGGGCTTGACCCAGGTGCGCGAGATTGCCGTGGATGAATTGAAACAGCTGGGTTTCAGTATCCAGTTGGTGCCGGACAAGGCCGCCAACAACAGCCATGTGGTCGCCACCCTCAAGGGCACCGGCAAAGCCAAAATCCTGTTGATGGCGCACATGGACACCGTGTTCAAGGAAGGTTCGGCCGCCGAACGCCCGTTCCACATCAAGGACGGCCGCGCCTATGGCCCCGGCGTGATGGACGACAAAGGTGGCATCGTCGCCGGCATCTACGCGCTGAAAGTCCTGAAAAACCAGGGTTTCAAGGACTATGCGCAGATCACTTTCCTGCTCGATGCCAGCGAAGAAACCGGCTCCGATGCCGCTTCCGAACTGATCCGTACCACCGCCAAGGGCCATGACGTGACCCTCAACCTGGAACCCGGCCGCCCAGCCGACGGCCTGGTGGTCTGGCGCAAAGGCAGTGCCACCGCCGTGGTCGAAGTCAAAGGCAAAGCCGCCCACGCTGGCGTCGCGCCCGAATTGGGGCGCAACGCCGCCATGGAAGTTGCGCACCAAATCCTGCAATTGGGCAAGCTGGGGGACGAAGAAAAGAAAACTACCATCAACTTCACCGTGCTCAAGGCCGGCGACCGCACCAACGTCATCCCCGACCAGGCCACCGCCAAGGCCGACGTGCGCGCGGCGTTACCGGAAGAGTTCGACCGCATCGAGAAAGACCTGGCGCGGGTTTCAGCCGACAAACTGATTCCCGAAACGGAAGTGAAGACCAGCCTGCAACGCGGGCTGCCGCCGATGCCGCAAACGGCGGAGTCGGACAAACTCGTCGCGATTGCCCAGGGCATCTACGGGGAGTTGGGCAAAACCCTGACCATCGAAGGCAGCGGCGGCGCGGCGGATGCAAGCTTGTCGGCCGGGGTAGGCACGCCGACGCTGGACGGGTTTGGGATCGTGGGCGGGAATATTCATACGCCCGAGGAATATGCCGAGGTGGAGAGTGTGGTGCCTCGGGTTTATTTGTTGAGTCGGATGATTATGGAGTTGGCCAAGCGTTGA
- a CDS encoding RHS repeat-associated core domain-containing protein yields the protein MIPALASFVLAPMDPEAPDVERVLQDLRNCLNTFDAWTDSLFSGSALEVEQVFKVGDEVALVAPISSDTPSRTVAQCKAQGGLTLVHLFESTRFVPIGNTPVTLQAIAPDGTPMGAPLHRTIGPGGRLEVPECTRDQRYQITFYANVSKDHVKALYASYQSVIAGLEADLRKQWRERFEPQWADFANAPPFKRSAKQGAALATGIGKAFYNLWDNITELYDLLANLQSNSEKLLQYLSQTELDELLKLGKDSIAQGLLVLSDEPLLFIYLSAMVSWIRLLPPPEMYELLGEITGEVLINLLLIWATRGMGVQLRLGAQVLSSIKSGRARALLEWLAKQVVGPGLGPHVETAKPLLLSSAATPIKAVPVAPLKAGDTLVSNAVPMVRNKTQRTALVRQESVDDVPAVASNPKGDAAASADKTVTHGCPVSMVTGEELLTLTDGTLDGILPFKWTRLYRTSAVDVDCGLGFGWSHALAQRLVVSGDLVVWTDHENRSTTLPLPTAARPAITNSLAEAAIYLGSAPDELVLAQSSRFYHFCDGVLTAISDAYDNRLRIFRDRLGRIERLDNGAGRALLLRYEFDRIVAVDYQVHRAKGHEPFVWMTEQNVVAYAYDDAGRLVSATNAVGEREVYRYDEQHVILERQLAGGASFFWEWERAGKAARCVRHWASFSQMDTRYAWGDDGSVNVHNADGSQEVYVHDDRARLVQRIDPDGAQHFKSYDDKGRLTVEQDPLGAVTAYQYDDAGRLIALFPGEDEPTSYEHDNGFVRVVRRGEAVWKYERNEQGDVIRRIDPDGNATDYSYDKRGQLTGVWYPDNSCHRLVWNERGQLLEEQLPNGGIKRYRYDDLGRQVARENEHGALTQYQWDAVGRLLKLTHSDGTYREFSYNPYGKIIAERDELGHVTRYEYADGLHLISRRINADGTQVKYRYDNARLLLTEIENEVGETYQLDYHPNGLIRQETGFDGQRTAYAYDLNGNLLEKTEYGDDGSQLVTRYERDHAGRLVRKTLPDGNTVDYTYDRQGNLLSVEDGHWTLAYEYDRQNRLTAEHQGWGTLRYGYDACGQLQHLRLPDNNRLTFNHDKGGHLATVELNGSLLTSHLFHAGREHQRQQGQLLSHYHYDEQNRLHAHAVTQQGNHLYQRQYDYDKGGNLTRLLDTRKGEHRYRYDPLHRLTRADHSQDVQERFGHNPAGNLLMQDRPGPDIVAGNRLMIQGDQHYDYDAFGNLIRERRGKGHALVTEYRYDCQHRLIGVTKPNGQTASYRYDPFGRRISKTIEEQTIEFFWQGDKLIAEHHADHHHSYLYEPDSFRPLALLEGFGPENVKSYYYQLDHLGTPQELTTPEGEIVWSAHYRAYGEISRLDVGKIDNPLRFQGQYYDQESGVHYNRHRYYHPDIGRYLTPDPVKLAGGINAYRHAPNPTGWVDPLGLSSCPESAECRPAYKAQSPFDSARVDSGEPQTPEPRLTARQARIEELTEANAKRRILEYEEKYDMHMVGKHGPEVEHHKVERRSFDGTDPITGRTPINRRGVPSSQFNSWKFQLQAWTKATSRTERGLPRYTGVDDNRNDIVRLELPGAGRGYRPNRRDPTNPTFNSSMNGVEMKFREDGTPFTLFPIKE from the coding sequence TTGATTCCGGCGTTGGCCAGCTTCGTCCTGGCGCCCATGGACCCCGAAGCGCCGGATGTTGAACGCGTCCTCCAGGATTTGCGCAACTGCCTGAACACGTTCGACGCGTGGACCGACAGCCTTTTCAGCGGCTCGGCACTGGAAGTCGAGCAGGTGTTCAAGGTCGGCGACGAGGTCGCACTGGTGGCGCCAATCTCTTCCGACACGCCCAGTCGCACCGTCGCTCAATGCAAGGCTCAGGGCGGGCTGACCCTGGTGCATCTGTTCGAAAGCACGCGCTTCGTGCCGATCGGCAACACGCCGGTGACACTGCAAGCCATTGCACCGGACGGCACGCCCATGGGTGCGCCGCTGCACCGCACCATCGGCCCCGGCGGCAGGCTTGAAGTGCCCGAATGTACTCGCGACCAGCGGTACCAGATCACCTTCTACGCCAATGTTTCCAAAGATCACGTCAAGGCGCTGTATGCGTCCTATCAGTCGGTGATCGCCGGGCTGGAAGCGGATCTGCGCAAGCAGTGGCGCGAGCGCTTCGAGCCTCAATGGGCAGACTTTGCCAACGCCCCGCCCTTCAAGCGCAGCGCGAAACAGGGCGCGGCCTTGGCCACCGGGATTGGCAAGGCCTTTTACAACTTGTGGGACAACATCACCGAGCTGTACGACCTGCTGGCGAACCTCCAGTCCAACAGCGAGAAGTTGCTGCAGTACCTGTCCCAAACCGAACTCGATGAACTGCTGAAACTGGGCAAGGACAGCATCGCCCAGGGCTTGCTGGTGCTCAGTGATGAGCCGCTGTTGTTTATCTATTTGTCGGCGATGGTCAGCTGGATACGCCTGCTGCCGCCGCCCGAGATGTACGAATTGCTGGGTGAGATCACCGGCGAAGTCTTGATCAACCTGCTGCTGATATGGGCCACGCGGGGGATGGGGGTACAGCTTCGGCTGGGGGCTCAGGTGTTGAGTTCTATCAAGTCCGGGCGAGCGCGGGCGCTGTTGGAGTGGCTGGCCAAACAGGTGGTGGGACCCGGGTTGGGACCGCATGTGGAGACGGCCAAGCCGTTGTTGCTGAGCAGTGCGGCGACGCCGATCAAGGCAGTGCCGGTGGCGCCGTTGAAGGCTGGTGACACGCTGGTTTCGAACGCGGTGCCGATGGTGCGCAACAAGACGCAACGTACGGCGTTGGTGCGCCAGGAGTCGGTGGATGATGTGCCGGCCGTGGCGTCGAACCCGAAGGGCGATGCGGCGGCTTCTGCGGACAAGACCGTTACCCACGGTTGCCCGGTGTCGATGGTCACCGGCGAGGAACTGCTGACCCTGACCGACGGCACGCTGGATGGCATCTTGCCGTTCAAGTGGACGCGCTTGTACCGCACCAGTGCGGTGGACGTGGATTGCGGGTTGGGGTTTGGCTGGAGTCATGCGCTGGCACAGCGGCTTGTGGTTTCAGGCGATTTGGTGGTGTGGACCGACCATGAGAATCGCTCGACCACCCTGCCCTTGCCGACGGCGGCTCGGCCGGCGATTACCAACAGCCTGGCGGAAGCTGCGATTTATTTGGGGTCTGCGCCTGATGAACTGGTGCTGGCCCAGTCTTCTCGGTTTTATCACTTTTGCGACGGTGTGCTGACGGCGATCAGCGATGCGTATGACAACCGGCTGCGCATTTTCCGGGATCGGTTGGGGCGCATTGAGCGACTGGATAACGGTGCGGGCCGTGCGCTTTTGTTGCGGTATGAATTCGACCGCATCGTGGCGGTGGACTACCAGGTTCATCGCGCCAAAGGCCATGAACCCTTCGTTTGGATGACCGAGCAGAACGTCGTTGCCTACGCCTACGACGACGCCGGACGACTGGTATCGGCGACCAATGCCGTCGGTGAACGCGAGGTTTATCGGTACGACGAACAGCACGTCATTCTTGAGCGGCAATTGGCCGGTGGGGCGAGTTTCTTTTGGGAATGGGAACGCGCCGGCAAAGCGGCACGCTGCGTCCGGCACTGGGCCAGTTTTTCGCAGATGGACACGCGCTATGCCTGGGGCGATGACGGCAGCGTCAACGTGCACAACGCCGATGGCAGCCAGGAAGTGTATGTCCACGATGACCGGGCGCGGTTGGTGCAACGCATCGATCCGGACGGCGCGCAGCATTTCAAATCCTACGACGACAAGGGCCGACTGACCGTCGAGCAGGACCCGCTGGGCGCGGTGACGGCGTATCAATATGACGACGCCGGACGCTTGATCGCGCTGTTTCCGGGAGAGGACGAGCCGACGTCCTACGAGCATGACAATGGTTTCGTACGGGTTGTGCGCCGCGGTGAGGCGGTCTGGAAATACGAGCGTAATGAGCAAGGCGATGTCATCCGCAGGATTGATCCGGACGGCAACGCGACGGACTACAGCTACGACAAACGGGGGCAACTGACCGGGGTCTGGTATCCCGACAACAGTTGTCATCGGCTGGTGTGGAATGAGCGTGGGCAGTTGCTTGAGGAGCAGCTGCCGAACGGCGGGATCAAGCGTTATCGCTATGACGATCTAGGCCGGCAGGTTGCGCGTGAGAATGAGCATGGCGCGCTGACCCAGTATCAATGGGACGCTGTAGGACGCCTGCTGAAACTGACACACTCCGACGGTACTTATCGGGAGTTCAGCTACAACCCCTACGGAAAAATCATCGCCGAGCGCGACGAACTCGGCCACGTCACCCGCTACGAATACGCCGACGGCCTGCACCTGATCAGCCGCCGCATCAATGCCGACGGCACCCAGGTCAAGTACCGCTACGACAACGCCCGCCTTTTGTTGACCGAAATCGAAAACGAAGTCGGCGAAACCTATCAACTGGACTACCACCCGAACGGCCTGATCCGACAGGAAACCGGCTTCGACGGCCAACGCACCGCCTACGCCTACGACCTCAACGGCAACCTGCTGGAAAAGACCGAATACGGCGACGACGGCAGTCAGCTTGTTACCCGCTACGAACGCGATCACGCCGGTCGCCTTGTAAGAAAAACCCTGCCCGATGGCAACACGGTCGACTACACCTACGACCGCCAAGGCAACCTCCTCAGTGTCGAAGACGGTCACTGGACGTTGGCCTACGAGTATGACCGCCAAAACCGCCTCACCGCCGAGCACCAAGGCTGGGGCACCTTGCGCTATGGCTACGACGCCTGCGGGCAACTTCAGCATTTACGCCTGCCCGACAACAACCGCCTGACCTTCAACCACGACAAAGGCGGCCACCTGGCCACCGTCGAGCTGAATGGCTCGCTGCTGACCTCCCACCTCTTCCACGCCGGTCGCGAACACCAACGCCAACAAGGCCAACTGCTCAGCCACTACCACTACGACGAGCAAAACCGCCTGCACGCCCATGCCGTCACCCAGCAAGGAAACCACCTCTACCAACGCCAATACGACTACGACAAAGGCGGCAACCTCACCCGCCTGCTCGACACCCGCAAAGGCGAACACCGTTACCGCTACGACCCGCTCCACCGCCTGACCCGCGCCGATCATTCGCAGGATGTGCAGGAGCGTTTCGGCCACAACCCCGCCGGCAATTTACTCATGCAAGACAGGCCGGGCCCGGACATCGTGGCGGGTAATCGCCTGATGATTCAGGGCGATCAGCATTACGACTATGACGCCTTTGGAAATCTAATAAGAGAACGGCGCGGCAAGGGTCATGCACTCGTTACCGAGTACCGCTACGACTGCCAGCACCGGCTGATTGGCGTCACCAAGCCCAACGGCCAGACCGCCAGCTACCGTTATGACCCGTTTGGCCGACGCATCAGCAAAACCATCGAAGAACAAACCATAGAGTTCTTCTGGCAAGGCGACAAGCTGATCGCCGAACACCATGCCGATCACCATCACAGCTACCTCTACGAACCCGACAGCTTCCGCCCATTGGCGCTGCTGGAAGGCTTCGGTCCAGAAAACGTAAAGTCCTACTACTACCAACTTGACCACCTCGGAACCCCGCAGGAACTTACAACGCCCGAAGGCGAAATCGTCTGGTCCGCCCACTACCGCGCCTACGGCGAAATCAGCCGTCTCGACGTAGGCAAAATCGACAATCCGCTGCGTTTCCAAGGCCAGTACTACGACCAGGAAAGCGGTGTGCACTACAACCGCCATCGCTACTACCATCCAGATATTGGCCGCTACCTGACGCCGGATCCGGTGAAGCTGGCAGGTGGGATCAATGCGTACCGGCACGCGCCCAACCCAACGGGGTGGGTGGATCCGCTGGGATTAAGTTCTTGTCCGGAATCCGCTGAATGCAGACCAGCCTATAAAGCGCAAAGTCCTTTTGATTCCGCTAGAGTTGACTCCGGTGAGCCACAAACTCCCGAGCCGCGGCTGACAGCTAGACAGGCTAGGATTGAGGAACTTACCGAGGCCAATGCGAAGCGTCGAATCCTGGAGTATGAAGAAAAGTACGACATGCATATGGTCGGCAAGCACGGCCCGGAGGTAGAGCATCACAAGGTGGAAAGGCGATCGTTTGATGGAACAGACCCAATAACGGGTAGAACGCCAATAAATAGAAGGGGCGTCCCGAGTTCGCAATTTAACAGTTGGAAGTTTCAGCTTCAGGCATGGACAAAAGCCACCTCGAGGACAGAGCGGGGACTACCGCGCTATACCGGCGTTGATGACAACAGAAACGATATTGTACGTTTAGAACTACCAGGAGCTGGACGAGGCTACAGGCCAAACAGAAGAGACCCAACCAACCCAACCTTTAACTCATCCATGAATGGTGTAGAAATGAAATTTCGAGAAGACGGCACACCTTTCACCTTATTCCCCATTAAGGAATGA